One region of Choristoneura fumiferana chromosome 3, NRCan_CFum_1, whole genome shotgun sequence genomic DNA includes:
- the LOC141426658 gene encoding aromatic-L-amino-acid decarboxylase-like gives MDSQQFREFGKAAIDLMADYYDTIRTRDVLPSVEPGYLLKLLPENAPEEPESWKDVLNDFSQSIMPGITHWHSPQFHAFYPTGSSFPGIVGGLLSDSLAVIGFSWMSSPACTELEVVTMNWLGKLLGLPEEFLNCSDGPGGGVIQGSASEATLVGLLVAKNKTVHRLMRKDPTLNEGELNAKLVAYTSDQCNSSVEKSGLLGSMKMRLLKSDPEGRLRGETLKNAFEEDRAKGLIPCYVIANLGTTGTCAFDPLYELGPVCNESDVWLHVDAAYAGAAFICPEFRGLMKGVEYADSFDFNPHKWMLVNFDCSAMWVKNGYDLINTFDIQRIYLDDVKTDIKIPDYRHWQIPLGRRFRALKLWTVLRIYGAEGIRNHLRNQISLAQHFAKLVREDDRFLVEPEPSMGLVCFRLKDGDIVTKKLLENLTEKKQIYMVAATYRGRYIIRFVVCSNLTTRQDIEISWNKIRQEADTIIQPTIHTKSQIPAINHFEILSSCEKSK, from the exons ATGGACTCGCAGCAGTTTCGTGAGTTTGGCAAAGCAGCCATTGATCTGATGGCGGACTACTACGACACCATTCGAACAAG gGATGTGCTGCCTTCAGTGGAACCAGGATATTTGCTGAAACTCTTACCAGAAAATGCTCCTGAAGAGCCGGAGAGCTGGAAAGATGTCTTGAATGACTTCAGTCAATCAATTATGCCTGGC ATAACTCACTGGCATTCGCCGCAGTTCCACGCCTTTTATCCGACTGGAAGCTCGTTCCCAGGCATTGTGGGAGGGCTGCTCAGTGACAGCCTGGCCGTTATTGGGTTTAGTTgg ATGTCCAGCCCTGCATGCACAGAACTGGAAGTGGTTACTATGAACTGGTTGGGCAAATTACTTGGACTGCCAGAGGAATTCCTTAACTGCTCGGATGGACCGGGAGGAGGAGTAATTCAG GGATCAGCTAGTGAAGCGACCTTAGTCGGATTGCTAGTggccaaaaacaaaactgttcaCAGGCTCATGCGCAAAGATCCTACCCTCAATGAAGGAGAACTCAACGCTAAACTCGTAGCTTACACATCTGACCAATGCAATTCCTCCGTAGAAAAATCTGGGTTACTTGGATCAATGAAAATGCGATTACTCAAATCTGATCCAGAAGGAAGACTTCGAGGGGAAACTCTTAAGAACGCCTTCGAAGAGGACAGAGCTAAAGGCTTGATACCGTGCTACGTAATTGCCAATCTTGGCACCACAGGAACCTGCGCCTTTGACCCATTGTACGAGCTGGGTCCAGTGTGCAATGAATCCGACGTCTGGCTACACGTTGACGCAGCCTATGCCGGAGCAGCCTTCATCTGCCCCGAATTCAGAGGGTTGATGAAGGGAGTTGAATACGCAGACTCCTTTGATTTCAACCCCCATAAATGGATGCTTGTCAATTTCGACTGTTCTGCAATGTGGGTAAAAAATGGATATGAcctaatcaacacatttgatatTCAGCGTATTTATTTAGACGATGTAAAGACTGACATCAAAATCCCTGATTACCGCCACTGGCAAATACCTCTCGGCAGACGATTCAGAGCTCTGAAACTATGGACTGTGTTGAGAATATACGGCGCGGAAGGCATAAGAAACCACCTCAGAAACCAAATCAGCTTGGCGCAGCATTTTGCTAAGTTAGTTCGAGAAGACGACAGGTTTTTGGTAGAACCGGAGCCATCAATGGGATTAGTTTGCTTCAGATTGAAGGACGGAGACATTGTTACGAAAAAGTTGTTAGAAAATTTGACTGAGAAGAAACAAATTTACATGGTAGCGGCTACTTACCGCGGCAGATACATTATTCGATTCGTAGTCTGTTCGAACTTGACTACGAGACAGGACATCGAAATAAGTTGGAACAAAATTAGACAAGAAGCTGATACCATTATCCAGCCCACAATACACACTAAGTCTCAAATTCCAGCAATTAATCACTTTGAGATCTTAAGTTCTTGTGAAAaatcaaagtaa
- the LOC141426659 gene encoding uncharacterized protein has product MEFGYTRTAIFFVLCIYFVHNVVGMPRTVPIVPKPDDVVPAESFGMRELENSTTDVSISRVKIPGRVPCKFEDATEDEVCMKHCIPKGYSYGVCVSKTCTCV; this is encoded by the exons atggagTTCGGCTACACCCGCACGGCTATCTTTTTCGTGCTCTGTATTTACTTCGTGCATAATGTAGTTGGGATGCCCAGAACGGTCCCAATAGTCCCAAAACCGGACGATGTGGTCCCGGCCGAGTCGTTTGGAATGAGGGAATTGGAAAACTCAACGACTGACGTATCCATTTCAA GGGTCAAAATTCCAGGCCGTGTACCCTGTAAGTTTGAGGACGCCACAGAAGACGAAGTCTGTATGAAGCATTGCATACCAAAGGGATACTCCTACGGAGTATGCGTCAGCAAGACTTGTACTTGTGTTTAA
- the LOC141426230 gene encoding negative elongation factor E-like, with translation MVYLHFPSNLTEEELMLQAKYQKLKKKKKALQALKAPKQEPEKPVLPKRPTEARDAREIARKLIKSGAIQAIKSPPPQPQNASFKRPRAGRERKLSGSAGAAGGVASYQPFSASQEPPPPEEKPAPRVKYLYDSFVTALDKEEKGPRNAPGSETPATSGPPNAVRSSTIQVAGTGITEEVLRRRLLTYEPFTFAQEGDEEKVFLTFDTPEIASHAITALDGNEEGWKATPARRPPPPAGSWTPAASPRNPPPPKDPKRTLLTYDDIFD, from the exons atggtttatttacattttcctTCCAATCTTACTGAAGAGGAACTAATGCTACAAGCCAAGTACCAGAaactaaagaaaaagaaaaaggctCTCCAAGCGCTAAAGGCGCCTAAACAAGAACCTGAAAAGCCTGTTTTACCTAAACGACCTACGGAAGCTCGAGACGCTCGTGAAATTGCTAGAAAGTTGATTAAAAGTGGTGCTATTCAAGCTATTAAAAGTCCACCACCACAACCGCAAAATGCTAGTTTCAAGCGCCCACGAGCAG GGAGAGAACGCAAGCTGAGTGGATCTGCGGGAGCAGCTGGAGGAGTGGCTTCATACCAACCTTTCAGTGCATCACAAGAACCCCCACCTCCAGAAGAAAAACCAGCACCAAGAGTCAAATATCTCTATGATTCCTTTGTCACGGCATTAGATAA GGAAGAAAAGGGCCCACGCAATGCACCAGGTAGTGAGACTCCTGCCACCTCAGGTCCTCCAAATGCTGTCCGAAGTAGTACAATACAGGTTGCAGGGACTGGTATAACAGAAGAAGTTCTCAGACGCCGCCTATTGACCTATGAACCATTCACTTTCGCGCAAGAAGGAGATGAGGAAAA GGTGTTCCTGACATTTGACACACCGGAGATAGCATCGCACGCTATCACAGCGCTGGACGGCAACGAGGAGGGTTGGAAAGCGACGCCGGCGCGTCGTCCGCCCCCGCCCGCGGGCTCCTGGACGCCAGCCGCTTCGCCACGCAACCCACCCCCGCCCAAGGATCCCAAGCGAACCCTGCTGACCTatgatgatatttttgattga
- the Nfs1 gene encoding nfs1 cysteine desulfurase yields MFRLSKNIIPLLSKAVKVSAPQETGILLCTQGSIKFSSTDIDEKYSLKHEEVGRPLYFDAQATTPVDPRVLDAMLPYFVGQHGNPHSRTHAYGWESESAVEKAREQVAQLIGADPKEIIFTSGATESNNISVKGVARFYSPRKKHIVTTQIEHKCVLDSCRALEGEGFKITYLPVGPNGIINLKELEESLTPETSLVSIMTVNNEIGVKQPIAEIGALCKSRKIFFHTDAAQAIGKMPIDVNKMNIDLMSISGHKVYGPKGVGALYIRRRPRVRVEPIQSGGGQERGMRSGTVPTPLVVGLGAACDIAEREMPYDHAWMETLSQRFLDKIYSKLSHVIRNGDPEHSYHGCINLSFAYVEGESLLMALKDIALSSGSACTSASLEPSYVLRAIGTDEDLAHSSIRYGFGRFTTIEETDYTAEKTIRHVERLREMSPLWEMVQEGVDIKTIKWSQH; encoded by the exons atgtttcgcttatcaaaaaatataatacccCTACTTTCGAAAGCTGTGAAAGTTTCGGCACCCCAAGAAACTGGAATTTTGCTGTGTACTCAGGGATCGATTAAATTTTCCAGTACAG atatcgatgaaaaatattctttaaaacaTGAAGAGGTCGGACGGCCACTGTACTTTGACGCGCAAGCAACAACCCCAGTT GACCCAAGAGTGCTGGATGCAATGCTGCCATACTTTGTTGGTCAACATGGTAATCCACATTCAAGAACTCATGCATATGGGTGGGAAAGTGAATCAGCTGTAGAAAAAGCCCGGGAACAAGTTGCGCAACTAATTGGCGCCGATCCTAAAGAGATAATTTTCACATCTGGTGCAACAGAGTCAAACAACATATCAGTAAAAGGAGTGGCTAGATTTTATTCACCAAGAAAGAAGCATATTGTTACTACTCAAATT GAACACAAGTGTGTGCTTGACTCATGCCGTGCGCTGGAAGGAGAAGGTTTCAAGATCACATACTTGCCAGTTGGACCTAAtggaataattaatttaaaggaACTTGAAGAATCGCTGACACCTGAAACCAGTCTTGTTTCAATAATGACTGTTAATAATGAAATAG GGGTCAAGCAGCCTATAGCTGAAATCGGAGCTTTGTGCAAAagccgaaaaatatttttccacactgACGCTGCTCAAGCTATCGGAAAAATGCCCATTGACGTCAACAAAATGAATATTGACCTTATGTCTATCTCTGGACACAAAGTTTACGGACCAAAAGGAGTTGGTGCTCTGTATATAAGGCGCAGGCCGAGGGTCCGTGTGGAGCCTATACAAAGCGGTGGAGGGCAAGAAAGGGGCATGAGAAGTGGCACGGTGCCCACGCCTCTTGTCGTTGGACTAG GTGCAGCTTGCGACATAGCGGAACGTGAAATGCCATATGACCATGCATGGATGGAAACATTATCTCAAAGATTTTTAGACAAAATCTATTCAAAATTGAGCCATGTTATTCGAAATGGTGACCCAGAGCATTCATACCATGGGTGTATTAACTTGTCATTTGCTTATGTTGAAG GCGAGTCTTTGTTAATGGCTCTCAAAGACATAGCTCTGTCAAGTGGATCAGCATGTACCTCAGCTTCTTTGGAACCCTCTTATGTGTTAAGAGCAATTGGCACTGATGAAGATTTAGCACACAGTTCAATAAG ATACGGATTTGGAAGATTCACAACAATTGAAGAAACAGATTACACCGCAGAGAAAACTATAAGGCATGTCGAGCGTCTTCGTGAGATGAGCCCACTGTGGGAAATGGTTCAGGAAGGCGTAGATATCAAAACTATTAAATGGTCGCAGCACTAA
- the RabX6 gene encoding RAS oncogene family member RabX6: MAVVKTPILKVILCGEYGVGKSSIFRRFINDTFVPTADRRATLGLDHFEKLYQVGDKDIKLQLWDTGGMERIASVTSSYYKFAEAAILVFSLDNSSSFHVLSQHLLDIVTYAENAKIFLCGNKSDLEGSAPQVTDADIETFCEQCHNLISTTYKTSCKNGKGIEEMFSDIALQLVESNRSRIELQTLDHDSFKISNPEPPEDPSCSC; encoded by the exons ATGGCCGTTGTTAAAACGCCAATtcttaaagttattttatgcGGCGAGTATGGAGTTGGTAAAAGTTCCATATTCCGTCGATTTATTAATGATACCTTTGTGCCGACCGCGGATAGAAGAGCCACTTTGGGTCTAGACCATTTCGAAAAGTTATATCAAGTTGGCGACAAAGATATTAAG TTGCAGCTATGGGATACTGGTGGCATGGAAAGAATCGCATCAGTAACTTCCAGCTACTACAAATTTGCAGAAGCTGCCATCTTAGTATTTTCTTTGGACAATTCCTCTTCATTCCATGTGCTGAGCCAGCACTTGCTGGATATTGTCACATATGCTGAAAATGCCAAAATATTCTTGTGTGGGAACAAATCCGATCTTGAAGGATCTGCGCCACAAGTGACTGATGCTGACATAGAAACATTCTG tgAACAATGCCACAATCTCATCAGTACCACATACAAAACATCTTGTAAGAATGGAAAAGGTATTGAAGAAATGTTCTCTGACATTGCTTTGCAACTGGTGGAGTCAAACCGATCAAGAATTGAGTTGCAGACATTAGATCATgatagttttaaaatatctaatccAGAACCGCCTGAGGATCCTAGCTGTAGTTGTTGA